A stretch of Ignavibacteria bacterium DNA encodes these proteins:
- a CDS encoding T9SS type A sorting domain-containing protein, producing the protein MPAIITATAASLAMVAGLTAYLLSPEPSQQRSTLGAVAEPQPSTREIHVSKPSSVLPTDPHTPSTPPSGSDGSMSIAVLSLESDDLQQLNIDLASLGILRSMVPNADSIAQCLPRPRTTNGTLCVWQNGERQEIALRNGPGPMPVMFTSADGRGKMVRIEMSQTFDPNALIPVEAPSPDGTMLMWFSPTQEVMQMLPERVEKQLCRERGTQDLDIDVQVINEDDLADIQTLNIDSLVRSIPMLDTTNAHSKQMLASIKTIVVDGDADTANGQRKIIQRRIEIKRMGTMTTADVNVLKDLDTTMPSCARMSTKTRVIILRKGGSSKAIIPNVDGSQLQENRVESGALRLENIYPNPTMDGSATVSYSLSGDRLITIDLHDLAGNKVSTLASGVRRQAGTGHIPFALEGVMPGMYLVTMTTDKGERAVQRLIVQ; encoded by the coding sequence CCTTCTTTCTCCGGAACCGTCACAACAACGATCAACCCTTGGCGCAGTGGCAGAACCACAACCGTCAACTCGTGAGATCCACGTTTCGAAACCCTCGTCCGTGTTACCTACGGATCCGCATACCCCGAGCACACCACCTTCAGGATCGGATGGTTCGATGTCCATTGCCGTGTTGTCCCTTGAGTCCGATGATCTTCAGCAACTCAACATCGATCTGGCATCGCTAGGCATCCTTCGTTCGATGGTACCGAATGCTGACAGCATCGCACAGTGTTTGCCACGGCCGAGAACTACGAACGGAACCCTCTGTGTCTGGCAGAATGGTGAACGACAGGAAATAGCCCTTCGTAACGGTCCGGGACCAATGCCGGTGATGTTTACGTCTGCAGATGGAAGGGGCAAGATGGTTCGGATCGAGATGTCTCAGACCTTCGATCCAAATGCCCTTATCCCGGTAGAAGCCCCTTCTCCTGACGGCACGATGCTGATGTGGTTCTCCCCAACCCAGGAAGTGATGCAGATGCTTCCCGAGCGTGTAGAAAAACAACTCTGCCGGGAGCGAGGTACGCAGGATCTCGACATTGACGTACAGGTCATCAATGAGGATGATCTCGCAGATATTCAAACATTGAATATTGATTCGTTAGTGCGCTCGATACCGATGCTTGATACCACGAATGCTCACAGTAAGCAAATGTTGGCCAGTATCAAGACGATCGTTGTTGATGGAGATGCAGATACAGCGAACGGACAACGCAAGATCATTCAGCGTCGTATTGAAATCAAACGCATGGGAACAATGACCACAGCAGATGTGAACGTTCTCAAGGATCTTGACACAACGATGCCTTCTTGCGCTCGGATGTCGACCAAGACTCGGGTGATCATCCTTCGTAAGGGCGGATCATCCAAGGCGATCATACCAAACGTCGATGGGTCGCAACTGCAGGAGAATCGAGTTGAATCCGGTGCTCTGCGATTGGAGAATATCTATCCTAACCCAACCATGGATGGTAGCGCTACGGTCTCATACTCTCTGAGCGGAGATCGACTGATAACGATCGACCTTCATGATCTTGCAGGAAACAAGGTTTCCACACTTGCCTCAGGTGTACGCCGACAAGCAGGGACCGGACATATCCCATTCGCGCTTGAGGGTGTGATGCCGGGAATGTACCTTGTTACGATGACCACGGACAAGGGTGAACGAGCAGTTCAACGACTTATCGTTCAGTAA
- a CDS encoding extracellular solute-binding protein, protein MNTRYRLLMVVFLSVSTLLFLPGCGGGDTPANAPRTIRFWHFWSEPGQKAVLQELVSEFEKAHNAKVELTELSWNDGKVKLQAAFNSGAPPDVIELGSDWVAQFSSSGVLLALPGDANALGRFVPYSVAPAMWQGRTFAYPWTLDTRVIYVNTKLAQSSGWNAPISTMDDLIAAAEKVNESGSNGWGANGADAHRLYKKILPFMWTYGGDVLNTNGRPVLNSPENVKALTTYAQLARAGFVETQRQLDAAFLQGKIAMWNSGSWLSNKIRSNSALKVTPILMPGLTGEPGTSFAGGEYLAVSASTKNTQISRDLVLFLTKGMNAVRFCAKIPEAGFPAEKGYYADSTLTADPIKAVFAQQLEHARMTPVHPRWLDLEAVLEDAVVRVLLGESTPEEALNMAQQEALQIVGG, encoded by the coding sequence ATGAATACTCGTTATCGCCTGCTGATGGTCGTTTTTCTTTCTGTCAGCACACTCTTGTTTCTTCCTGGATGTGGTGGTGGAGACACTCCGGCCAATGCACCCCGCACCATCAGATTTTGGCACTTCTGGAGTGAACCAGGTCAAAAGGCCGTTCTTCAAGAGCTCGTTTCAGAGTTTGAGAAGGCCCATAACGCCAAGGTTGAACTCACAGAACTCTCGTGGAACGACGGCAAGGTGAAGCTCCAGGCAGCCTTCAATTCAGGAGCTCCTCCGGATGTGATCGAATTGGGCTCGGACTGGGTTGCCCAATTCTCAAGCTCGGGCGTATTGCTTGCATTGCCAGGAGACGCCAACGCTCTAGGCAGGTTCGTCCCATACTCTGTAGCTCCGGCTATGTGGCAGGGCAGAACATTTGCCTATCCGTGGACGCTGGATACACGCGTGATCTATGTGAACACGAAGTTGGCGCAAAGCAGTGGCTGGAATGCACCGATCTCTACCATGGATGATCTGATCGCAGCCGCGGAGAAAGTCAATGAATCCGGATCCAACGGATGGGGCGCAAACGGAGCAGATGCACACCGGCTGTATAAGAAGATCCTTCCCTTCATGTGGACCTACGGTGGCGATGTCCTCAACACGAATGGACGTCCTGTCCTCAACAGTCCTGAAAACGTCAAGGCGCTTACAACGTATGCCCAACTGGCTCGTGCCGGATTTGTTGAGACACAAAGACAACTCGATGCCGCATTCCTTCAGGGGAAGATCGCGATGTGGAATTCAGGTTCTTGGCTCTCGAACAAGATCCGCTCAAATTCCGCGCTCAAGGTCACGCCCATCCTCATGCCCGGACTCACCGGGGAGCCGGGGACGTCGTTTGCGGGTGGAGAGTATCTGGCCGTAAGTGCGTCTACGAAGAACACGCAGATCTCTCGTGATCTGGTCTTATTCCTCACAAAGGGAATGAATGCCGTACGTTTCTGCGCCAAGATCCCAGAAGCCGGATTCCCGGCTGAGAAGGGGTACTATGCAGACTCTACGCTCACCGCAGATCCGATCAAGGCAGTCTTTGCTCAACAACTCGAGCATGCTCGAATGACACCTGTCCATCCTCGCTGGCTTGATCTTGAGGCGGTACTCGAAGACGCAGTCGTTCGCGTCCTGCTCGGTGAATCCACACCGGAAGAGGCCCTGAACATGGCTCAACAAGAAGCACTTCAGATAGTAGGGGGCTGA